A single genomic interval of Gemmatimonadota bacterium harbors:
- a CDS encoding serine/threonine protein kinase — translation MMGTPPRVPPDRLPRVEAIFSEALERTPETRPAFLAEACGADADIRREVESLLAALERSGERWETPALRLADLTSATAAGETRVGMMVGPYRLVRLIAQGGMGAVYEGERADAQFHQRVAVKFLRHGIPTTQSRRRFEHERAIQARLQHRNIAGLFDGGVLPDGHPYFVMEFVDGVPITTYAATHALSIPARLQLVRQVCRAVHYAHEHQVVHRDLKPSNILVTTDGTVKLLDFGIARLLEGSADDLPITLGGDRALTLECASPEQLNGQQVTTASDVYSLGVVLYELLTGRRPFMMADLPIAEAIRQVTQVAPVPPSAALADDAPAALRRTLHGELDDITAMALRKEPERRYPTADAMAHDLAAWEQGRPVSATADTVAYSIRKFVKRHRWQSASAVLLLVSLVVGASATWWQARRAETRYRDGRRLANALLSDVHNAIADLPGATAAGISWRSRQRSRTVVLVARALGRRVVSGETPGLRIERRMDVSEHSSQGAPRQRGSVPRRIGTEPPRATGTEPVVGSLRAPSLPSSSGAGVARAQRFAAV, via the coding sequence GTGATGGGCACTCCCCCACGCGTCCCCCCCGATCGCCTCCCCCGCGTCGAGGCCATCTTCTCGGAGGCCCTCGAGCGCACCCCGGAGACCCGCCCCGCCTTTCTCGCGGAGGCCTGCGGGGCGGATGCCGACATTCGCCGGGAAGTGGAGAGCCTCCTGGCCGCGCTTGAGCGCTCGGGAGAGCGCTGGGAAACTCCCGCCCTACGGCTCGCCGACCTCACCTCGGCAACCGCCGCCGGGGAGACCCGCGTCGGCATGATGGTCGGACCGTACCGGCTGGTCCGACTCATCGCCCAGGGCGGGATGGGGGCGGTGTACGAGGGAGAACGGGCGGACGCGCAATTCCATCAACGTGTCGCTGTGAAGTTCCTGCGCCATGGCATCCCGACCACGCAGTCGCGACGACGCTTTGAACATGAGCGCGCCATCCAGGCGCGACTACAGCATCGCAACATCGCTGGCCTGTTCGACGGCGGCGTCCTCCCCGATGGCCATCCGTATTTTGTCATGGAGTTTGTCGACGGCGTTCCCATCACGACCTACGCCGCCACCCATGCCCTGTCGATCCCCGCACGACTCCAACTCGTGCGCCAGGTGTGTCGCGCGGTGCACTACGCGCACGAACACCAGGTGGTCCACCGCGACCTCAAGCCGAGCAACATCCTCGTCACCACCGACGGCACCGTCAAGCTCCTCGATTTCGGGATCGCCCGGCTGCTCGAAGGCTCCGCCGATGACCTCCCCATCACGCTCGGCGGCGACCGCGCCCTCACCCTGGAATGCGCAAGCCCTGAACAGCTCAACGGACAGCAGGTCACGACGGCCTCCGACGTCTACTCGCTCGGCGTCGTCCTGTACGAGCTGCTCACCGGACGGCGACCGTTCATGATGGCCGACCTGCCGATCGCCGAAGCCATCCGGCAGGTCACGCAGGTAGCACCCGTCCCGCCGAGTGCCGCGCTGGCAGACGACGCGCCGGCCGCGCTCCGCCGCACGCTGCACGGCGAGCTCGACGACATCACCGCGATGGCCCTGCGCAAGGAGCCGGAACGCCGCTATCCCACCGCCGACGCCATGGCGCACGACCTCGCCGCGTGGGAACAGGGACGCCCGGTCAGCGCCACCGCCGATACGGTTGCATACAGCATCAGGAAGTTTGTCAAGCGACACCGGTGGCAGAGCGCCAGTGCGGTGCTGCTGCTGGTGTCACTGGTCGTTGGGGCGTCCGCCACCTGGTGGCAGGCGCGCCGCGCCGAGACGCGGTATCGGGACGGGCGCCGCCTCGCCAACGCCCTCCTCTCTGACGTCCACAACGCCATTGCCGACCTCCCGGGCGCCACCGCCGCGGGAATCTCGTGGAGAAGTCGCCAGCGTTCCAGGACCGTGGTGCTTGTGGCGCGCGCCCTGGGACGGCGCGTCGTGTCCGGTGAAACGCCAGGCCTTCGAATCGAGCGCCGGATGGACGTGAGCGAGCACTCCTCTCAGGGGGCACCCCGGCAGAGAGGTTCCGTTCCGCGCCGCATCGGAACGGAACCGCCTCGGGCAACGGGCACGGAGCCGGTTGTCGGGTCCCTCCGCGCCCCTTCCCTCCCGTCCTCCTCGGGCGCCGGCGTCGCACGGGCTCAGCGTTTTGCTGCCGTGTGA